A genomic window from Herbiconiux aconitum includes:
- a CDS encoding DUF4012 domain-containing protein encodes MTDEMPSRRSIKDDSTRGEKPRQRARRRRWPWVVGGVVLLLLAIVAGAVWVGTKALTVKDELEAAQPLLSTVKQKVLAGEASSAQADANVLSEHAAKAREAASGPVWWLAEQVPGVGPNLSAVRVVAETVSDVVDQAVVPAVDLGDTLSPSVFRPVDGAVDLAAIESVLPVLEQSSIVLTSAKENVGAIDTSTLIGPVKNAVDQIDSMVGEIEPALATAKSLAPVLPGLLGADGPKNYLLVFENSAEVRPLGGIAGAQILVTADQGRVTIAQQASGREFAFESEQFADSHLPREARDLFLVPFGVQSQNNTLTPRVDVAADLTRSMWQNQRGVTADTVVFVDPIALSYILDATGPITLPDGSLLNSQNSTDILMNGVYQMYAEDADAQDAYFAAVAGTAFGAIMNGKVDIPKFITAVQKAGEERRLLASSTDQIVQDLVVDAGLQGRLPQETETSHQIGVYLSDFLGSKMDYYLRTAIAVGQQQCTDGTRKVRVQVTATNILDPAAVEGLSTFITGAGGNGFRIPLGDLRVFTYVYAPEGSTIASITGSTSQEDSTTGTDQSYPVARGVIQAAPGQSQTATIDIDVSALPEKQVETLVGPMLANPDMTDLQFTC; translated from the coding sequence GTGACCGACGAGATGCCGAGCCGCCGATCCATTAAGGATGATTCCACGAGGGGGGAGAAGCCTCGACAGCGAGCGCGCAGGAGACGCTGGCCGTGGGTCGTTGGTGGCGTCGTCCTTCTGTTGCTCGCGATCGTCGCTGGCGCTGTCTGGGTCGGAACTAAGGCACTGACAGTCAAGGATGAACTCGAGGCCGCACAGCCACTTCTGTCAACGGTGAAACAGAAGGTCCTCGCCGGCGAAGCCTCGAGCGCGCAGGCTGATGCCAATGTCCTTTCGGAACACGCCGCGAAGGCACGCGAGGCTGCCTCCGGCCCAGTATGGTGGCTCGCTGAGCAAGTTCCGGGAGTCGGACCCAACCTGAGCGCCGTCCGCGTGGTTGCGGAGACCGTGTCGGATGTGGTCGATCAGGCAGTGGTTCCTGCTGTAGATCTGGGCGACACTCTCTCACCATCGGTATTCAGGCCGGTGGACGGCGCTGTCGATCTCGCCGCGATCGAGTCGGTGCTGCCCGTGCTCGAGCAATCGAGCATCGTCCTCACGAGCGCCAAGGAGAACGTTGGTGCCATTGACACGTCGACGCTCATCGGCCCGGTGAAGAACGCAGTCGACCAGATCGACAGCATGGTCGGCGAGATAGAGCCGGCGCTAGCCACAGCGAAATCGCTAGCTCCGGTGCTGCCGGGCCTCCTGGGAGCGGACGGGCCGAAGAATTACCTCCTTGTCTTTGAGAACTCCGCCGAGGTGCGGCCCCTCGGCGGAATCGCGGGCGCGCAGATCCTGGTCACCGCCGACCAGGGTAGGGTCACCATCGCGCAGCAGGCATCCGGCCGGGAGTTCGCGTTCGAATCCGAGCAATTCGCTGACAGTCACCTGCCCCGCGAGGCGCGCGATCTGTTCTTGGTTCCATTCGGTGTGCAGAGTCAGAACAACACCCTCACGCCGCGGGTCGACGTTGCAGCCGACCTGACCCGATCCATGTGGCAGAACCAGCGGGGAGTGACGGCAGACACGGTGGTCTTCGTCGACCCAATCGCGCTGTCGTACATACTGGATGCGACCGGTCCGATCACTCTTCCCGACGGATCATTGTTGAATTCTCAGAACTCCACCGACATCCTAATGAATGGCGTCTATCAGATGTATGCCGAGGATGCGGACGCTCAGGACGCTTACTTCGCTGCCGTGGCCGGAACCGCCTTCGGGGCGATCATGAACGGCAAGGTTGACATCCCGAAGTTCATCACTGCCGTACAGAAGGCTGGTGAGGAGCGGAGACTACTCGCCTCGAGCACCGATCAGATAGTCCAAGATCTCGTGGTCGACGCCGGTCTTCAGGGTCGCCTGCCGCAGGAGACCGAGACGTCCCATCAGATCGGCGTATACCTGAGCGACTTCCTGGGTTCGAAGATGGATTACTATCTCCGCACTGCGATCGCCGTCGGTCAGCAGCAATGTACCGACGGTACCCGCAAGGTCCGAGTGCAGGTGACGGCTACGAATATCCTCGATCCAGCCGCGGTCGAGGGGCTCTCCACCTTCATCACGGGGGCAGGGGGAAATGGATTCCGAATCCCTCTTGGCGACCTGCGAGTATTCACCTACGTGTATGCCCCCGAGGGTTCCACGATCGCGAGTATCACGGGCAGCACCAGTCAAGAAGATTCGACCACGGGCACGGATCAGTCGTACCCTGTCGCGCGCGGCGTCATCCAGGCTGCCCCTGGGCAATCGCAAACAGCAACCATTGACATCGACGTAAGCGCCCTTCCGGAGAAACAGGTCGAAACGCTCGTTGGCCCCATGCTGGCCAACCCCGACATGACCGATCTGCAGTTCACCTGTTAG